From Bacteroidota bacterium, one genomic window encodes:
- a CDS encoding tail fiber protein has protein sequence MEGTIGEIRMFGGNFAPLGWQICGGQSMSIAEYTALYAVIGTYYGGDGQTSFSLPDLRSRIPVGTGQGPGLPAVSTGEAWGTEGVTLTTSQMPAHTHNAVVTGGGGTATFTATLNGVNGAGGVDNPTGNILGEDTSSATTSYATSGTLSEMNAGSVVVTNLYGALPTIAVGAAGSSQPHSNIQPVLAVNYIICLEGIFPSRN, from the coding sequence ATGGAAGGAACAATAGGAGAAATCAGAATGTTTGGCGGAAATTTCGCCCCATTAGGCTGGCAAATATGTGGTGGACAAAGTATGTCTATAGCTGAGTATACTGCACTATATGCCGTAATAGGAACATATTATGGTGGTGATGGGCAAACCTCATTTTCATTACCGGATTTAAGAAGCCGCATACCTGTAGGAACGGGCCAAGGGCCTGGATTACCGGCAGTAAGCACTGGTGAAGCATGGGGCACAGAAGGCGTTACTTTAACAACAAGCCAAATGCCTGCACATACCCATAATGCCGTTGTAACAGGCGGAGGAGGAACTGCAACTTTTACTGCCACTCTTAACGGAGTGAATGGTGCAGGAGGTGTAGATAATCCAACCGGAAATATTTTAGGTGAGGATACATCAAGTGCAACCACTTCTTATGCAACTTCAGGTACATTGTCAGAAATGAATGCAGGGTCTGTAGTTGTTACAAACCTGTATGGCGCACTGCCAACAATAGCTGTAGGAGCTGCAGGAAGCTCACAGCCCCATAGCAATATACAGCCTGTATTGGCAGTAAATTACATCATTTGTTTAGAGGGTATTTTCCCATCAAGAAATTAA
- a CDS encoding tail fiber protein codes for MEGTMAEIRLFAGDFSPKSWSFCNGALLAINTNQALFALLGTTYGGNGQTTFGLPDLRGRTAVGTGQGAGLSYYTLGEMNGTNSVSLLSTQMPQHTHTATTSGSTGQSGGTAVLQAVNAGGQASPTGNYLGVDDSGTGAATYAAGGTGTPVAMNSASVVTSNGTVSAPTVAVAMNGSSQPHNNTMPSLALNYVICIYGIFPSRN; via the coding sequence ATGGAAGGAACAATGGCAGAAATCCGCCTTTTCGCGGGAGATTTTTCACCGAAATCCTGGAGTTTTTGTAATGGCGCATTATTAGCCATTAACACGAACCAGGCTCTTTTCGCACTTCTTGGCACTACCTATGGAGGTAACGGTCAAACTACATTCGGATTACCCGATCTTAGGGGACGCACAGCAGTAGGTACCGGCCAGGGAGCCGGACTTAGTTATTACACACTGGGAGAAATGAATGGAACAAATTCTGTTTCGTTACTTTCTACGCAAATGCCTCAGCACACGCACACGGCTACAACCAGTGGGTCTACAGGCCAGTCAGGAGGAACTGCCGTATTGCAAGCAGTGAATGCCGGAGGACAAGCATCTCCAACAGGTAACTACTTGGGAGTGGACGATAGCGGTACGGGAGCTGCAACTTATGCTGCCGGTGGTACCGGAACCCCGGTTGCAATGAACAGTGCTTCTGTGGTAACATCTAATGGAACTGTTTCAGCTCCAACCGTAGCTGTAGCTATGAATGGTTCAAGCCAACCGCACAACAATACAATGCCTTCACTTGCACTGAACTATGTAATTTGTATATACGGTATTTTCCCATCAAGAAATTAA
- a CDS encoding PKD-like domain-containing protein has protein sequence MKKIYTPVVNRILLSTCLLLQLLLFGSKTTQAAISKGDIAIIGLNCDLTTSTSKTFVIVTLADIPANETIYFSDKAYYADAFGPLLGNGSEGRFSWATGGSIISKGTVIMFTVTSAASPTVTTTPSTGTCTVLEGWTSTNATIAPFGQNGDNLLVYQGTEAAPTFIFGFNSGNNASGVTNGWQTGLATNPNGACELPDSLTNGTTAIGLGGSAHFDNYKYNEVSTNGTKAALLASICASANWAYASDDITPWNFTPTTGEFSNFTVGSSNTAPVFLNTTPQALSVCQNASATSLISLLHVNDANASQPMTWTQQSAPTNGTLTITSATASSGSTDITPGGTISYTPTNGYNGSDAFTIRVSDGTATADMVINVTVNALPSVSTATTAATCSGTGPNISLTASVASSFAWTLGTNTGSITGASASNGNTINQTLTNPSNAAAGSIVYAVTPTSTTGSCVGSATNITVTVNPTPTITLSAVTSVNTSSTSFSLPYTATAGSPNQYSITTGTTAMPSFSAVTNATLGGSPVSVTIPSSAANTYDFIATVKNSTTGCISANNNFTVGVVTPPVITATGTLSAFTTCAGVVSTEQSFTVSGSNLTANLVITPPTGFEVSTTSGSGFTTSISLTPSSGSVSSTTIYVRLTTAATGSPSGNFAVASTGGTTQNVAASATVSAAIGANTISPTSQTVCSGATPTTITGSTPTGATGTYSYLWMSSTTSAGAGFSSASGTNNTKDYSPGTTTAATWYKRMVTSGTCKNDTSLLVSSGVYALSFPGSNAYVSLSGPSGTPASFQGSSNKYIGMWVYPTSANGGLFNFGNSGACYGSVRLILSGGSLRLDQGCGVVTSTITVPNNQWTYVFMSFNSSTQYTVGKVLNGAVTKQNVLTSTSASHGAGPFNIGANTINGNYLVGQLDEVSVWTTNPTDAEIVSMSQTGLTGSETGLIGYYNFNAGAVNTTVTDNSGHGLTGTLTNINSTSGWVTSTLTLASTATVKVNAVPSLSTATTATVCSGLSPNISLTASVASSYAWTLGTNTGSITGASASNGATINQALTNPSNTTAGSIVYTVTPTATTGSCVGSATDITVTVNPKPTITLGTVNNVNTTATSFSLPYSATQGSPNQYSITTGTTAMPSFSAVTNATLPASPISVTIPASAANTYDFIATVKNSTTGCISANNNFTLTTAAGTTISSVDRGTPSGSTTNATSVTYNVTFGASVTGVTASNFTLSTTGSVTGASIGTVSGSGTSWTVAVSTGTGDGSITLNFDNSTGMTPAISTTLPFAGQTYTIDKTAPTVTTQNITAQLNSSGTVTITGSQIDNGSSDASGIATVSVSPSSFTCANAGANTVTLTVTDNTGNTNTATATVTVADTVKPVATSQNITKYLNAAGTVSITAAQVNNGSSDACGIATLSVSPSSFTCANVGANTVTLTVTDNNGNIKTTTATVTVSDTIRPVATAQNITKYLNAAGTVSITAAQVNNGSTDACGIATLSVSPSSFTCANVGANTVTLIVTDNNGNIKTTTATVTIADTISPVATSQNITKYLNAAGTVSITAAQVNNGSSDACGIATLSVSPSSFTCANVGANTVTLTVTDNNGNVKTTTATVTVTDTISPVATSQNITKYLNAAGTVSITAAQVNNGSSDACGIATLSVSPSSFTCANVGANTVTLTVTDNNGNIKTTTATVTVADTISPVATAQNITKYLNAAGTVSITAAQVNNGSTDACGIATLSVSPSSFTCANVGANTVTLTVTDNNGNIKTATATVTIADTISPVATAQNITKYLNAAGSVSITAAQVNNGSTDACSIATLSVSPSSFTCANTGANTVTLTVTDNNGNIKTTTATVTIADTISPVATAQNITKYLNAAGTVSITAAQVNNGSTDACGIATLSVSPSSFTCANVGANTVTLTVTDNNGNIKTTTATVTIADTISPVATAQNITKYLNAAGTVSITGAQINNGSSDACGIATLSVSPSSFTCANVGANTVTLTVTDNNGNIKTATATVTIADTISPVATAQNITKYLNAAGTVSITAAQVNNGSTDACGIATLSV, from the coding sequence ATGAAAAAAATTTACACACCGGTTGTAAACCGTATTTTATTATCAACCTGCTTATTACTTCAGCTGTTATTGTTTGGAAGTAAAACCACACAGGCTGCAATTTCTAAAGGCGATATTGCCATCATCGGGCTAAACTGTGATCTTACCACTTCCACATCCAAAACATTTGTAATCGTTACGCTTGCGGATATCCCGGCCAATGAAACGATTTATTTTTCGGATAAGGCCTATTATGCAGACGCTTTCGGGCCATTGCTCGGAAACGGAAGCGAGGGCCGTTTTTCATGGGCCACGGGGGGCTCGATTATCAGTAAAGGTACGGTAATTATGTTTACGGTTACCAGTGCGGCCTCACCGACCGTAACCACAACCCCGTCTACTGGAACGTGTACGGTTCTGGAAGGATGGACCAGCACGAATGCTACGATAGCTCCTTTCGGGCAGAATGGCGACAATCTGTTGGTGTATCAGGGAACCGAAGCCGCACCTACTTTTATCTTCGGGTTTAACAGCGGAAATAATGCAAGCGGGGTAACCAATGGCTGGCAAACCGGTTTGGCAACCAACCCCAACGGAGCCTGCGAGCTTCCGGATAGTTTAACCAATGGCACCACTGCCATAGGTTTGGGTGGAAGCGCGCATTTTGATAATTATAAGTACAACGAAGTTTCAACAAATGGTACCAAGGCAGCTCTCTTAGCAAGTATATGCGCATCAGCCAACTGGGCTTATGCATCTGATGATATTACACCTTGGAATTTTACCCCAACAACCGGGGAGTTCAGTAATTTTACCGTGGGCTCTTCCAATACAGCGCCAGTTTTTTTAAATACAACCCCTCAGGCTTTAAGCGTGTGCCAGAACGCAAGCGCTACAAGCCTTATTTCTTTATTACACGTAAATGATGCCAATGCCAGTCAACCAATGACATGGACACAGCAATCTGCCCCAACAAATGGTACACTTACTATTACTTCAGCTACAGCATCTTCAGGCAGTACTGATATAACACCGGGCGGAACAATTTCTTATACCCCCACAAACGGGTACAACGGTAGTGATGCATTTACCATCCGTGTAAGCGATGGAACAGCCACTGCTGATATGGTCATCAATGTAACGGTAAATGCACTTCCAAGTGTTTCTACAGCTACCACCGCTGCAACCTGTAGCGGAACCGGTCCGAACATAAGCTTAACAGCATCTGTTGCCAGTAGCTTTGCATGGACATTAGGTACTAACACAGGCTCTATTACAGGAGCCAGTGCAAGCAACGGTAACACTATCAACCAGACTTTAACAAATCCTAGCAACGCTGCCGCAGGCAGCATTGTATATGCAGTTACTCCTACTTCTACTACCGGCTCATGCGTAGGTAGTGCCACCAATATAACTGTAACCGTTAATCCAACACCAACTATTACGCTTAGTGCAGTAACAAGCGTAAATACATCTTCTACCAGCTTCAGCTTACCTTATACAGCTACTGCGGGTAGTCCAAATCAATATTCAATAACAACCGGTACCACAGCTATGCCAAGCTTTAGCGCGGTAACCAATGCTACTTTAGGAGGATCTCCGGTTAGTGTTACAATCCCTTCCAGTGCTGCTAATACGTATGATTTTATAGCCACTGTTAAAAACAGTACTACCGGTTGTATCAGTGCCAATAATAATTTTACAGTAGGTGTTGTAACACCACCGGTAATCACGGCAACCGGCACATTAAGTGCTTTTACAACTTGTGCGGGCGTTGTTTCTACTGAACAAAGCTTTACTGTATCAGGTTCAAACCTTACGGCTAATCTTGTTATTACTCCGCCAACAGGCTTTGAAGTGTCAACTACTTCGGGCAGCGGCTTCACTACCAGTATATCGCTCACCCCAAGTTCAGGCTCGGTAAGCAGCACTACTATATATGTACGATTAACCACTGCTGCCACCGGAAGCCCTTCAGGTAATTTTGCGGTGGCTTCAACAGGTGGAACTACCCAAAATGTGGCTGCCAGTGCAACAGTATCTGCTGCCATAGGAGCAAACACCATCAGTCCTACTTCACAAACAGTATGTTCTGGTGCAACACCAACAACTATTACGGGTTCTACCCCAACAGGCGCAACAGGAACTTACAGTTATTTATGGATGAGCAGCACCACCAGTGCAGGCGCAGGATTTTCATCAGCAAGCGGAACCAATAATACAAAAGATTATTCACCGGGAACAACTACAGCGGCCACTTGGTATAAAAGGATGGTTACTTCGGGAACCTGTAAAAACGATACTTCTTTACTGGTAAGTTCAGGGGTTTATGCTTTAAGCTTTCCTGGTTCAAACGCCTATGTAAGCCTTTCAGGACCGAGTGGCACCCCGGCTTCTTTCCAAGGTAGTAGTAATAAATACATAGGGATGTGGGTATACCCTACTTCTGCCAATGGCGGACTATTTAATTTTGGTAATTCGGGCGCCTGTTATGGATCGGTTCGTTTGATCCTTTCCGGAGGTAGCCTTCGTCTGGACCAAGGATGCGGGGTAGTGACATCTACCATAACTGTTCCAAATAACCAATGGACCTATGTTTTTATGTCATTCAACTCAAGCACTCAATATACAGTAGGTAAGGTATTGAACGGAGCTGTAACCAAGCAAAATGTTCTTACATCAACTTCAGCCAGCCACGGTGCAGGCCCTTTTAATATCGGAGCCAATACCATCAATGGCAATTACCTGGTAGGGCAACTGGATGAGGTGAGCGTATGGACCACCAACCCGACTGATGCAGAAATTGTATCGATGAGCCAAACAGGTTTAACAGGTTCAGAAACCGGCCTGATAGGCTACTACAACTTTAACGCTGGTGCTGTTAATACTACCGTTACAGACAACAGTGGTCATGGCCTTACCGGAACGCTTACAAACATAAACAGCACTTCGGGATGGGTAACATCAACATTAACCCTGGCATCAACCGCCACAGTAAAAGTTAATGCTGTTCCAAGCTTAAGCACAGCTACTACAGCTACTGTATGTAGCGGACTCAGCCCTAATATCAGCTTAACAGCTTCTGTAGCCAGTAGCTATGCATGGACATTAGGCACCAACACCGGCTCTATAACCGGAGCAAGTGCCAGCAATGGTGCTACCATCAACCAAGCATTAACCAATCCTAGCAATACTACCGCTGGTAGTATTGTATATACTGTAACACCTACGGCAACCACCGGTTCATGTGTAGGTAGTGCAACCGATATTACGGTTACTGTTAATCCAAAACCAACTATAACATTGGGTACTGTAAACAATGTAAATACAACTGCTACTAGTTTTAGTTTACCTTATTCAGCTACTCAGGGTAGCCCTAACCAATATTCAATAACAACAGGTACTACTGCTATGCCAAGTTTCAGCGCGGTGACCAACGCCACTTTACCGGCATCACCGATTAGTGTGACTATACCTGCCAGCGCTGCTAATACTTACGATTTTATAGCCACTGTTAAAAACAGTACTACAGGTTGTATCAGCGCCAATAACAATTTTACTTTAACTACTGCTGCCGGTACTACCATAAGCTCAGTTGACAGGGGTACACCAAGCGGTTCAACCACCAACGCTACTTCAGTAACTTACAACGTAACATTTGGTGCAAGTGTTACTGGCGTAACAGCTAGTAATTTCACCTTATCAACAACCGGCAGTGTAACAGGAGCCAGTATCGGTACTGTAAGCGGTTCGGGTACAAGCTGGACCGTAGCGGTTAGCACCGGTACAGGTGATGGTTCCATTACATTAAACTTTGATAACTCAACTGGTATGACCCCGGCAATAAGCACTACACTGCCTTTTGCAGGACAAACCTATACAATAGACAAAACAGCACCGACCGTTACAACACAAAATATAACTGCACAATTAAATTCATCAGGTACAGTAACTATTACAGGATCACAAATCGACAATGGATCAAGTGATGCTTCAGGTATTGCAACAGTAAGTGTTTCTCCAAGTAGCTTTACTTGTGCCAACGCAGGTGCCAATACAGTTACTTTAACCGTGACTGACAATACAGGTAATACAAATACAGCTACGGCTACGGTAACAGTAGCTGATACAGTGAAACCGGTGGCTACTTCACAAAATATTACTAAATATTTAAATGCAGCTGGTACAGTTTCAATCACTGCGGCTCAGGTGAACAATGGCAGCTCAGATGCTTGTGGTATTGCTACTTTAAGTGTATCGCCTAGCTCATTCACTTGTGCTAACGTAGGTGCCAATACAGTTACTTTAACAGTAACCGATAATAATGGCAATATAAAAACAACGACTGCTACGGTAACTGTTTCAGATACAATCAGACCGGTAGCTACTGCACAAAATATTACTAAATACCTAAATGCTGCTGGTACAGTTTCAATCACTGCTGCTCAGGTTAACAATGGTTCAACTGATGCGTGTGGTATTGCTACTTTAAGTGTATCGCCTAGTTCATTTACTTGTGCTAATGTAGGTGCTAATACCGTTACTTTAATCGTGACCGATAACAATGGCAATATAAAAACCACGACTGCTACAGTAACCATTGCTGATACAATCAGCCCGGTAGCCACTTCACAGAATATTACTAAATATTTAAATGCAGCTGGTACAGTTTCAATTACTGCTGCCCAAGTTAACAATGGCTCAAGCGATGCTTGTGGTATTGCTACTTTAAGCGTTTCACCTAGTAGCTTTACTTGTGCTAATGTAGGTGCTAATACGGTTACTTTAACAGTAACTGATAATAACGGTAATGTAAAAACCACGACTGCTACAGTAACCGTTACTGATACAATCAGTCCGGTAGCTACGTCTCAAAATATTACCAAATACTTAAATGCAGCTGGTACCGTTTCAATTACTGCTGCCCAAGTTAACAATGGCTCAAGCGATGCTTGTGGTATTGCTACTTTAAGTGTGTCGCCAAGTTCATTTACTTGTGCCAACGTAGGTGCTAATACAGTTACATTAACGGTGACTGATAATAACGGCAATATCAAAACGACTACAGCTACGGTAACCGTTGCTGATACAATCAGCCCGGTAGCCACTGCACAAAACATTACTAAATACTTAAATGCGGCCGGTACAGTTTCAATCACTGCGGCTCAGGTGAACAATGGTTCAACTGATGCGTGTGGTATTGCTACTTTAAGCGTTTCACCAAGTTCATTTACTTGTGCTAATGTGGGTGCCAATACCGTTACTTTAACAGTAACTGATAATAACGGCAACATTAAAACAGCTACTGCTACAGTTACCATCGCTGATACAATCAGCCCGGTAGCTACTGCACAGAATATTACTAAATATTTAAATGCAGCGGGCTCAGTAAGTATTACAGCGGCTCAAGTTAACAATGGTTCAACTGATGCATGTAGTATTGCTACTTTAAGCGTTTCACCAAGTTCATTTACTTGTGCTAACACTGGTGCAAACACCGTTACTTTAACCGTTACTGATAATAATGGCAATATAAAAACGACTACCGCTACAGTAACCATTGCTGATACAATCAGCCCGGTAGCTACTGCACAAAATATTACTAAATATTTAAATGCAGCTGGTACCGTTTCAATTACTGCGGCTCAGGTGAACAATGGTTCAACTGATGCGTGTGGTATTGCTACTTTAAGCGTATCGCCTAGTTCATTTACTTGTGCTAATGTAGGTGCCAATACAGTAACCTTAACGGTAACTGATAATAATGGCAATATAAAAACTACTACTGCTACAGTAACCATTGCTGATACAATCAGCCCGGTAGCTACTGCACAAAATATTACTAAATATTTAAATGCGGCTGGTACGGTAAGTATTACAGGAGCTCAAATAAACAATGGCAGTTCTGATGCTTGTGGTATTGCTACTTTAAGCGTTTCACCTAGCTCATTCACTTGTGCTAATGTGGGTGCCAATACAGTTACTTTAACAGTAACTGATAATAACGGCAACATTAAAACAGCTACGGCTACAGTTACCATCGCTGATACGATCAGCCCGGTAGCTACTGCACAAAATATTACTAAATATTTAAATGCAGCTGGTACCGTTTCAATTACTGCGGCTCAGGTGAACAATGGTTCAACTGATGCGTGTGGTATTGCTACTTTAAGCGTAT
- a CDS encoding ABC transporter substrate-binding protein, with the protein MSKNISIGLLIPSSTILPVGKDFEQGVKRGLKTLTTSGDYAIEFIPEFIAEGSKEKTETAINKLITYHNVDLITGIISNRTLQVLAEKLSKTKTPVIINNIGEHILDARLLQPNVYINSTHVWQQIWSLGYWGVQSKGLKGMFMSGIYDSGYSFSLMLQMGMQAANENASMPFAVAPVSIPGSLADVKSTFQYIDQFQPDFIFATFCGEEASIFLKEYVERGYHKTTPLIGLPFLLQPFDSAGEEVTIYTTVTSNTDIDESQLDDLTAMAENPFPYLGYETGLLIQEAVTHTENLKDLKQTIAETTIHSQRGKINMSSQESGDGAKVFLIKNTFNGKNIKREIVQELNTLYANNETLIEALDVPSSGWYNPYPGV; encoded by the coding sequence ATGTCAAAAAATATCTCCATAGGTCTTTTAATACCCTCTTCAACAATTTTACCTGTAGGCAAAGACTTTGAACAAGGTGTAAAACGTGGATTAAAAACATTAACCACAAGTGGAGATTATGCAATAGAATTTATCCCGGAATTTATTGCAGAAGGTTCAAAAGAAAAGACAGAAACTGCCATTAACAAATTAATTACCTACCACAATGTAGATTTAATAACAGGCATTATTTCAAACAGGACATTACAGGTTTTAGCAGAAAAACTATCAAAAACAAAAACACCCGTTATCATCAATAATATAGGTGAACATATACTTGATGCACGATTACTTCAACCCAATGTTTATATTAACTCAACCCATGTTTGGCAACAAATATGGTCACTAGGTTATTGGGGCGTTCAAAGTAAAGGTTTGAAAGGTATGTTTATGAGTGGCATTTACGATTCAGGCTATTCATTCTCCCTAATGCTTCAAATGGGTATGCAGGCCGCCAATGAAAATGCTTCAATGCCATTTGCCGTTGCCCCGGTTAGTATACCCGGAAGCTTAGCCGATGTAAAATCAACATTTCAGTACATAGACCAATTTCAACCCGATTTCATCTTTGCTACTTTTTGTGGAGAAGAAGCTAGCATATTTTTAAAAGAATATGTGGAAAGAGGCTATCATAAAACAACTCCATTAATAGGCTTACCATTCTTATTACAACCATTTGATAGCGCAGGCGAAGAAGTAACTATATATACTACAGTAACCAGCAATACAGATATAGATGAAAGCCAACTAGATGATTTAACAGCAATGGCAGAGAACCCTTTTCCGTATTTAGGTTATGAAACAGGCTTACTGATTCAGGAGGCAGTAACCCATACCGAAAACTTAAAAGACCTCAAACAAACAATTGCAGAAACAACTATTCATTCACAAAGAGGCAAAATAAATATGTCATCTCAGGAATCAGGCGATGGAGCAAAAGTTTTCTTAATAAAAAACACCTTTAATGGTAAAAATATAAAAAGAGAAATAGTGCAGGAGCTAAATACACTATATGCAAATAACGAAACTTTAATAGAGGCTTTAGATGTGCCTTCTTCAGGTTGGTACAACCCCTATCCTGGCGTGTAA
- a CDS encoding formyltransferase family protein, with amino-acid sequence MNIAVVCNSDVLAFPSIKFLIDNGHLAGVGILEKNIKILKQPLISLGVAESTIGFFEKKNWIAQQKEWLAAIKPDAVWVFGFPWAFPNEILAMPPKGFCNFHFGLLPKYKGADPIFWQIKNGEKNGGVVIHKITEQVDEGPVVWKEEVPIIPGENYGLHTQRMGLVVVNILNNLLNEEVLKKAQKQEESTETVSFFKKPDTNQLTINWDEQSADEIESLVNASNPKYDGASTKLRGMEVRLLEITPADVNNPPEVKPGTVIHADALYGLIVACRDKKFIRLNILSTREGYMSGVKLFALGIKAGDLFHH; translated from the coding sequence ATGAATATAGCGGTTGTTTGTAATAGTGATGTACTGGCTTTTCCTTCTATTAAATTTTTAATAGACAATGGCCATTTAGCAGGAGTTGGGATACTAGAAAAAAATATAAAAATACTGAAACAACCACTTATTAGTTTAGGTGTTGCAGAAAGTACAATTGGTTTCTTTGAAAAGAAAAATTGGATAGCACAACAAAAAGAGTGGTTGGCAGCTATAAAACCCGATGCCGTTTGGGTGTTTGGTTTTCCATGGGCATTTCCAAATGAAATATTGGCAATGCCACCAAAAGGTTTTTGTAATTTTCATTTTGGTTTATTGCCAAAATACAAAGGGGCTGACCCCATTTTTTGGCAAATAAAAAACGGAGAAAAAAACGGTGGTGTGGTTATTCATAAAATAACCGAACAAGTTGATGAAGGGCCCGTTGTATGGAAAGAAGAAGTACCAATAATACCGGGAGAAAACTATGGTTTACATACCCAACGAATGGGTTTGGTAGTAGTAAATATATTAAACAACTTACTGAATGAAGAAGTGCTGAAAAAGGCACAGAAGCAGGAAGAAAGTACTGAAACAGTTTCGTTCTTTAAAAAACCAGATACAAACCAATTAACCATTAATTGGGATGAACAAAGCGCTGATGAAATAGAAAGTCTCGTTAATGCAAGCAATCCAAAGTACGATGGTGCTTCTACCAAATTAAGAGGAATGGAAGTACGCTTGCTTGAAATTACCCCGGCAGATGTAAATAATCCACCCGAAGTTAAACCCGGAACGGTTATACATGCAGATGCTTTGTATGGGCTGATTGTAGCTTGTAGAGATAAAAAATTTATACGTTTAAATATTTTATCTACAAGAGAAGGATACATGTCAGGAGTAAAGCTCTTTGCCTTAGGTATAAAAGCGGGAGACCTATTTCATCATTAA
- a CDS encoding tail fiber protein has translation MEGTIGEIRLFASNFAPKNWAYCAAQVVQIRANTALFSILGTTYGGDGSTTFMLPDLQGRVALGAGQGAGLTNYALGAKTGTETVVLDITQLPAHNHQAVAQPGIGSGTAKIMAVGTAGGASSPGGNYIGQDTINMLTSYASGGTIVGMDSRSVQISNVVATGGPASVALGNNGGNLPHSNLQPYTALNYIICMYGIFPSRN, from the coding sequence ATGGAAGGAACAATAGGAGAAATTCGTCTTTTTGCATCAAACTTTGCCCCTAAAAATTGGGCATATTGTGCAGCACAGGTTGTGCAAATTCGTGCAAACACTGCTCTTTTTTCAATACTTGGCACTACCTACGGAGGTGATGGCTCAACCACTTTTATGCTACCTGATTTACAAGGTCGTGTAGCATTAGGAGCTGGTCAGGGTGCTGGATTAACAAATTATGCATTAGGGGCCAAAACAGGAACAGAAACAGTTGTATTGGATATAACGCAATTACCCGCACATAACCATCAGGCAGTTGCACAGCCGGGAATCGGCTCAGGAACAGCTAAAATAATGGCAGTAGGAACTGCCGGTGGTGCAAGCAGTCCGGGAGGCAATTATATTGGACAGGATACAATCAATATGCTTACCTCGTATGCCAGCGGAGGAACCATCGTGGGCATGGATAGCCGATCAGTACAGATTTCTAACGTGGTAGCAACAGGAGGCCCTGCTTCAGTAGCTTTAGGCAACAATGGCGGTAATCTGCCACACTCTAATTTGCAACCGTATACCGCTCTCAACTATATTATTTGTATGTACGGAATATTTCCGTCTAGAAATTAA
- a CDS encoding aspartyl/asparaginyl beta-hydroxylase domain-containing protein has protein sequence MTDKLKLPFVFDAQKMQHEINNFREDEWIPHFNKGYYTGDWTVIPLRSVNGEPTRIFPDPTGLGIYADTIHLKKSTYLNEVINTFKCDKIDVRLLSLKAGSNIKEHRDYGLAIEDGEVRIHVPITTNPSLEFYLNKERVMMQEGECWFLNFNYYHSVNNKGTTDRIHLVMDCKVNDWLMAFFK, from the coding sequence ATGACCGATAAACTTAAACTACCCTTTGTTTTCGATGCACAAAAAATGCAGCACGAGATAAATAATTTTAGAGAAGATGAATGGATACCCCATTTTAATAAAGGATATTATACTGGCGACTGGACCGTTATTCCATTGCGTTCAGTAAATGGCGAACCAACCCGTATATTCCCCGACCCCACAGGCTTAGGTATTTATGCCGATACCATTCATTTAAAAAAATCTACCTATTTAAACGAAGTAATCAATACCTTTAAATGCGATAAAATTGATGTGAGGTTATTGAGTTTAAAAGCCGGTTCCAATATAAAAGAACACAGAGATTACGGATTAGCCATAGAAGATGGCGAGGTAAGAATACACGTACCCATAACCACCAATCCGTCACTTGAATTTTATCTAAATAAAGAACGGGTAATGATGCAGGAAGGCGAATGTTGGTTTCTAAATTTTAACTATTACCATAGTGTAAATAATAAAGGCACAACCGATCGCATACACTTAGTAATGGACTGCAAAGTAAATGACTGGCTAATGGCTTTTTTTAAGTAA